Proteins found in one Planctomycetes bacterium MalM25 genomic segment:
- a CDS encoding NPCBM/NEW2 domain protein, which yields MTTGNRIAVSASRTALACLALTAWGLPASAVSPHVTVETLDDTLTGELASLDSSRDLSLGRDNHRRLPISEVLRIEFADRTPPRGEPSEQAGEMTLVDGARLAYRACERVEEVFFLNLGDLGEAEVAAPSVRSWWLGPDRPSPEKTAIDQRVADVLWVKARRGEGVSSVEGVVLDLREEGVRFAFDGDSPSDTVLVPWARLAGIEFFHETSSAPRPACLVTLHASGQVAANAVRLEADRIVWQSEHGRGVLALSEIASIDFSSDRVTPASAMKRLGESWRPYFGSGNPGAGWAFDTSLDGAPIRLRRPDPRAPHAWPAVSIVREYKSGVSLRSQGELRFALPAQAIRLKGWIGLDPSCTRSGSADVSVLADERVVWSGVVDGTTRPADLNAGLEGARTLTLRVDYGDNLDAGDHVHFADLRVIQ from the coding sequence ATGACGACCGGAAACCGAATCGCCGTGTCGGCGTCGCGCACCGCGCTCGCCTGCCTCGCCTTGACGGCTTGGGGGCTACCGGCCTCGGCGGTGTCCCCCCACGTCACGGTCGAGACACTCGACGATACGCTCACCGGGGAGCTCGCCTCACTCGACTCGTCACGGGACCTGAGTCTGGGGCGAGACAACCATCGCCGGCTGCCCATCTCCGAGGTGTTGCGCATTGAGTTTGCGGACCGGACGCCGCCCCGCGGGGAGCCGTCCGAGCAGGCAGGTGAGATGACTTTGGTCGATGGCGCCCGACTGGCGTACCGCGCGTGCGAGCGAGTCGAGGAGGTCTTCTTCTTGAATCTCGGCGACTTGGGCGAAGCCGAGGTCGCGGCGCCGAGCGTGCGGAGTTGGTGGCTCGGTCCGGACCGGCCATCCCCGGAGAAGACCGCGATCGACCAACGGGTGGCCGACGTGCTGTGGGTCAAAGCGCGACGGGGCGAGGGGGTCTCTTCGGTCGAAGGCGTCGTGCTCGATTTGCGAGAGGAGGGCGTCCGCTTCGCCTTCGACGGCGACAGCCCTTCGGACACCGTCCTGGTTCCGTGGGCTCGCCTCGCGGGCATCGAGTTCTTCCACGAAACCTCTTCGGCCCCGCGGCCAGCGTGCCTGGTGACGTTGCACGCCTCGGGCCAGGTCGCCGCCAACGCCGTCCGCCTCGAGGCGGACCGGATCGTCTGGCAATCGGAGCACGGTCGGGGCGTTCTGGCCCTGTCCGAGATCGCGTCCATCGACTTCTCATCCGACCGGGTGACGCCCGCATCCGCGATGAAGCGGTTGGGAGAGAGTTGGCGTCCGTACTTTGGGTCAGGGAACCCGGGGGCGGGGTGGGCGTTCGACACCTCGCTCGATGGCGCCCCAATCCGCCTCCGCCGACCCGACCCCCGAGCGCCGCACGCGTGGCCTGCGGTCTCGATCGTGCGAGAGTACAAGTCGGGCGTTTCGCTGAGGAGCCAAGGCGAGCTGCGTTTCGCGTTGCCGGCTCAAGCGATCCGTTTGAAAGGCTGGATCGGGCTCGACCCAAGCTGCACCCGCAGCGGATCGGCCGACGTTTCGGTCCTCGCGGACGAGCGTGTCGTTTGGTCGGGAGTCGTGGACGGAACGACCCGTCCCGCCGATCTCAACGCCGGCCTCGAAGGCGCCCGCACGCTCACTCTGCGAGTCGATTATGGTGACAACCTCGACGCGGGGGATCATGTCCACTTCGCTGACCTTCGGGTGATCCAATGA
- the degP gene encoding Periplasmic serine endoprotease DegP precursor yields MKEAIALLAGLLLVGVATAQLPLDAGVTVEEKRRGEVIERISRSTIAIFERDAGNGGSGVIVREDGLAVTNFHVTSPCGPLMLVGTNDGRVHEAVLLGLDPTGDIALIRLLGDGPFPAAELGDSDRVRVGDRAIVVGNPFLLAEDFTPTVTVGVISGVHRYQPPSGSVLEYADCLQTDAAINPGNSGGPLFDGQGRLIGINGRGSFEKRGRVNVGIGYAVSINQVKRFLKHLENGLIADHASLGATAITRNGPQAIVDAIEIDSDVYRRGLRPGDEIVSLAGRDTPTANALLNALGVLPAGWRTRIEFRRDGRLYDADIRLGPLHAPGVLEAAIARSIPPGGVPGDPPPAQLFEAREGYTNYAAARAATDRLLSRCVASGAKAGPVSRVYEDALRGEAIALRLDSASADWVASSGEHRVAVDRDLNAQAGPPAAPALLGGVWVWSRLASGESGAIDRVEVSGRLPWRAMGEPHDVLLATHRGLRVEVYFDPESGEPVGFEATRDTGEDAVRVAWGGGLERVLPVAMTVTVADRLVADLRAMRAQQPDGSPGEGERQ; encoded by the coding sequence ATGAAAGAGGCGATCGCCCTGCTAGCCGGATTGCTCTTGGTCGGAGTCGCCACGGCGCAACTCCCCCTCGACGCCGGAGTGACCGTTGAAGAGAAGCGTCGCGGCGAGGTCATCGAGCGAATCAGCCGTTCGACGATCGCCATCTTCGAGCGGGACGCGGGCAACGGGGGGTCTGGTGTGATCGTCCGTGAGGACGGCTTGGCGGTGACCAACTTCCACGTCACCTCGCCCTGCGGTCCGCTCATGCTCGTTGGCACAAACGACGGCCGCGTCCACGAGGCGGTACTGCTCGGGCTGGATCCGACCGGGGACATCGCCCTGATACGGCTGCTCGGCGATGGGCCCTTCCCAGCTGCCGAGCTGGGCGACAGCGACCGCGTTCGGGTCGGCGATCGTGCGATCGTGGTCGGCAATCCTTTCCTGCTCGCTGAGGACTTCACGCCGACCGTTACAGTGGGCGTCATCTCCGGGGTGCACCGCTACCAGCCCCCGTCGGGTTCGGTCTTGGAGTACGCCGACTGCTTGCAGACCGACGCGGCGATCAACCCGGGCAACTCGGGCGGTCCGCTGTTCGACGGTCAGGGACGCTTGATCGGCATCAACGGGCGCGGTTCGTTCGAGAAGCGAGGCCGGGTCAACGTGGGGATCGGCTACGCGGTGTCGATTAACCAAGTGAAGCGATTCCTGAAGCACTTGGAGAACGGCCTGATCGCGGACCACGCGTCGCTTGGCGCGACCGCGATCACGCGGAATGGTCCGCAAGCGATCGTGGACGCGATCGAGATCGATTCGGACGTCTACCGACGCGGCTTGAGGCCCGGGGACGAGATCGTTTCGCTCGCCGGACGAGACACCCCGACCGCGAACGCGTTGCTCAACGCTCTGGGGGTTCTGCCTGCCGGTTGGCGGACGCGGATCGAGTTTCGGCGTGACGGGCGTCTCTACGACGCCGACATCCGACTCGGTCCGCTTCACGCCCCGGGAGTGCTCGAAGCGGCGATCGCTCGCTCGATCCCGCCGGGCGGCGTGCCGGGGGATCCTCCGCCTGCGCAGCTCTTCGAGGCCCGCGAGGGCTACACCAACTACGCCGCCGCGCGGGCGGCGACCGACCGCCTCCTGAGCCGGTGCGTCGCCTCGGGCGCGAAGGCGGGTCCGGTCTCGCGCGTTTACGAGGACGCGTTGCGAGGCGAAGCGATCGCACTCCGCCTCGACTCGGCTTCGGCCGACTGGGTGGCAAGCAGCGGGGAGCACCGGGTCGCGGTCGACCGCGATCTCAACGCCCAAGCCGGGCCTCCCGCGGCGCCGGCGCTGCTTGGGGGAGTTTGGGTTTGGTCCCGTTTGGCGAGCGGAGAGTCCGGCGCGATCGACCGGGTCGAGGTCTCGGGACGCTTGCCCTGGCGAGCCATGGGAGAACCGCACGACGTGCTACTGGCGACCCATCGAGGGCTGCGCGTCGAGGTCTACTTCGATCCCGAGTCGGGCGAGCCGGTCGGGTTTGAGGCGACGCGTGACACGGGCGAAGACGCCGTGCGAGTCGCCTGGGGAGGTGGCCTTGAGCGGGTGCTGCCGGTCGCGATGACGGTTACCGTGGCCGATCGCCTGGTCGCGGACCTGCGGGCGATGCGTGCTCAGCAACCCGACGGCAGTCCGGGAGAAGGGGAACGCCAATGA
- the hhoA_1 gene encoding Putative serine protease HhoA precursor, producing the protein MIRSILIALCLMASADPRAAASGVAGDLQAAQASVVKVYGLGGVAGLEGYQTGVFVESSGVVVTIDSTVLESGAVSLVDAYGDRYEGRVVGRDAETGLALVACPESTTPPGFLTLEGARQPRRAEPVWALSNAFAIAEGNEAVTAQRGRLAAITRMPVSVDAERTRTSVGVPRVGSTVLLLDAVTSNPGAGGGVVIGRGGVLLGVLGAECRSSLTGSWINYAVPASAVRDAIGRIRSGERSVLTSQSDRDALDRARLREIGIVMIPAVTRRTPPFVERVVAKSLADRAGLRADDLIVAVSDTPIGVGEAAAAAIVEESSRAEVELTVVRGQRVLTLTLPRVAP; encoded by the coding sequence ATGATCCGTTCGATCTTGATCGCGCTCTGCCTGATGGCGTCGGCTGACCCTCGGGCCGCTGCCTCGGGTGTCGCCGGGGACCTCCAGGCCGCGCAGGCATCGGTCGTTAAAGTCTATGGGCTCGGTGGCGTCGCCGGCCTCGAGGGGTACCAGACGGGCGTCTTCGTTGAGTCTTCAGGCGTCGTCGTGACGATCGACAGCACGGTGCTCGAATCGGGCGCCGTCTCGCTGGTCGATGCTTACGGAGATCGTTACGAGGGCCGTGTTGTCGGACGCGACGCAGAGACCGGGCTGGCGCTGGTGGCTTGTCCCGAGTCGACGACACCCCCGGGCTTTCTGACACTGGAAGGTGCGCGGCAACCCCGCCGCGCCGAACCGGTCTGGGCCTTGTCGAACGCGTTCGCCATCGCCGAGGGGAATGAAGCGGTGACCGCCCAACGCGGGCGCCTCGCCGCGATCACCAGGATGCCCGTTTCGGTAGACGCTGAACGCACCCGAACCTCGGTGGGCGTCCCGCGCGTCGGTTCAACGGTCTTGCTGCTCGACGCGGTCACCAGCAACCCCGGCGCGGGGGGCGGTGTCGTGATCGGACGAGGGGGCGTGCTCCTGGGTGTGCTCGGGGCGGAGTGCCGCTCTTCTCTGACCGGCTCTTGGATCAACTACGCCGTGCCCGCGTCGGCCGTGCGAGACGCGATCGGACGCATCCGTTCCGGCGAGCGGTCCGTTCTCACCAGCCAAAGCGATCGCGATGCGCTCGACCGAGCCCGCCTCCGCGAGATCGGGATCGTCATGATCCCGGCGGTCACGCGGCGGACCCCGCCGTTCGTTGAACGCGTGGTGGCGAAGAGCTTGGCGGACCGAGCCGGGCTGCGCGCCGACGACCTGATCGTCGCCGTTTCCGACACGCCAATCGGAGTTGGGGAGGCGGCCGCCGCGGCGATTGTCGAAGAGTCTTCCCGCGCCGAGGTTGAACTGACGGTCGTGCGTGGCCAACGCGTTCTCACCCTGACGCTGCCGAGAGTCGCTCCATGA
- the degP1 gene encoding putative periplasmic serine endoprotease DegP-like precursor, translated as MKTFSPVGLLCLSLLVGSLQAQSLDQRYEAAIDAAVASAEDRLVRLRYFGDGGEALGASAAPVTGWRLGGGWVLTSDYGLAQAPAAIIGRRLNGEPSRYALVARDHSRRLVLLKEESSEPGLPPRLDTTRAARVGETAIALGAVYSAEAASVSVGVISAIGRHGGRSVQTDAAISPANYGGPLVGLDGALLGVISPLAPAGMSGVEIYDSGIGFAIPPAQFTSRLDRLASGESIHPGWLGASFEKGDPLRSAPRVIEAARGGAAEAAGLAKSDTVLAIDGELTPSVWRLRSIVSGLDAGQRVVVSVRRADGGRESLPLRLGKRPQQASEPTVPRQQEKPDEP; from the coding sequence ATGAAAACCTTTTCTCCGGTTGGTCTCTTGTGCCTCTCGCTGCTGGTGGGAAGCCTTCAGGCTCAGTCGCTGGACCAACGCTACGAGGCGGCTATCGACGCGGCCGTCGCCTCTGCGGAGGACCGGCTCGTGCGTCTCCGCTACTTCGGTGACGGGGGCGAAGCCCTCGGCGCCTCCGCCGCGCCGGTCACCGGCTGGCGGCTAGGTGGGGGCTGGGTGCTGACGAGTGACTACGGCCTGGCCCAGGCCCCAGCGGCGATCATTGGTCGGCGGCTGAATGGGGAGCCCTCCCGCTACGCTCTGGTTGCACGCGATCACAGCCGAAGGCTCGTACTGCTGAAAGAGGAGTCCTCAGAGCCCGGGTTACCACCGCGGCTCGACACCACACGAGCGGCACGCGTCGGCGAGACGGCGATCGCCCTCGGCGCGGTTTACTCGGCCGAGGCGGCGAGCGTCTCGGTTGGCGTGATCAGCGCGATCGGCCGTCACGGGGGCCGGTCCGTTCAGACGGACGCGGCGATCTCTCCCGCCAACTACGGTGGTCCCCTCGTCGGGCTCGACGGGGCGTTGCTCGGCGTTATCTCCCCGCTGGCCCCCGCCGGCATGAGCGGGGTCGAAATCTACGATTCGGGGATCGGCTTCGCGATCCCGCCTGCCCAGTTCACGTCACGACTCGATCGGCTGGCCTCGGGCGAATCGATCCACCCTGGCTGGCTTGGGGCCTCTTTCGAGAAGGGAGATCCGCTCCGCTCGGCCCCTCGAGTGATCGAAGCGGCCAGAGGGGGCGCCGCCGAAGCCGCGGGACTCGCCAAGTCCGATACGGTTCTCGCCATCGACGGAGAGCTCACACCGAGCGTCTGGCGGCTGCGGAGTATCGTGAGCGGGCTGGACGCGGGGCAGCGCGTGGTTGTCTCAGTGCGGCGAGCCGATGGAGGACGCGAAAGCCTGCCCTTGAGGCTCGGTAAGCGGCCTCAGCAGGCGTCCGAACCAACCGTCCCCAGACAACAAGAGAAGCCCGACGAACCGTGA
- a CDS encoding carbamoyl phosphate synthase-like protein, producing MMADPTRSARPSRLFIYEWITGGGLVSEAGALPESLLREGLAMAHAVADDAANAGHHVTLLRDLRVTGLHAPGGETLEISGRTEHDEAFERLAQQSDATLLIAPETDGALLDCVRLAEQAGATLLSPAEAFVAVASDKQRTAEALAQNGTPTPRALVLAPDDALPEDFHYPAVIKPLDGAGSQDTHLVAHSGDRPPAYAWPRRFEEHAAGVPASVVVLGVAGGETLALPPCRQRISADGRMTYLGGSTPLAAGLAERATQLALRAIEAMPTLVGLAGVDLILGDAPDGALDVVIEINPRLTTSYVGLRRAARGGLVNAMLSATRGERPEIDLDPRPLAFDADGAVYWDLDR from the coding sequence ATGATGGCCGACCCCACACGCTCGGCGAGGCCCTCACGCCTCTTCATCTACGAGTGGATCACGGGGGGCGGCCTCGTGTCCGAGGCGGGCGCCCTGCCCGAATCGCTCCTCCGCGAGGGCCTCGCCATGGCCCACGCCGTCGCGGACGACGCGGCCAACGCGGGACACCATGTGACCCTGCTGCGCGACCTCCGCGTCACGGGCCTGCACGCCCCCGGTGGCGAGACCCTCGAGATCTCCGGGCGAACCGAGCACGACGAGGCCTTCGAGCGTCTCGCCCAGCAGTCCGACGCCACCCTGCTGATCGCGCCCGAAACCGACGGCGCCCTGCTCGATTGCGTCCGTCTGGCGGAGCAGGCGGGAGCCACCCTGCTCTCCCCCGCCGAAGCGTTCGTGGCGGTCGCTTCGGACAAACAGCGTACGGCCGAAGCGCTGGCGCAGAACGGCACGCCAACCCCCCGGGCCCTCGTCCTCGCCCCCGACGACGCCTTGCCGGAGGACTTTCATTACCCGGCGGTCATCAAGCCGCTCGACGGGGCCGGATCGCAGGACACGCACCTGGTCGCCCACTCGGGGGACCGCCCCCCGGCGTACGCGTGGCCACGGCGGTTTGAGGAGCACGCGGCAGGCGTACCGGCGAGCGTCGTGGTGCTGGGCGTAGCGGGCGGGGAGACCCTGGCCCTTCCCCCCTGCCGACAACGGATCTCGGCCGATGGCCGAATGACCTACCTCGGCGGCTCAACCCCGCTCGCAGCTGGGCTCGCCGAACGAGCGACCCAACTCGCCTTGCGAGCGATCGAAGCGATGCCGACGCTCGTCGGCCTAGCGGGCGTCGATCTGATCTTGGGCGACGCCCCAGACGGTGCGCTCGACGTGGTGATCGAGATCAACCCGCGACTCACGACTTCGTATGTCGGGCTGCGTCGCGCGGCCCGTGGGGGCCTCGTCAACGCGATGCTCTCCGCGACCCGCGGGGAACGGCCCGAGATCGATCTCGACCCGCGCCCGCTCGCCTTCGACGCGGACGGCGCCGTGTACTGGGACCTGGACCGCTAG
- the lipA gene encoding Lipoyl synthase, with amino-acid sequence MSTTTSRNTKTTRPRLPSWLRAELPSGDALKLYNRTSGAVDGNALHTVCEEARCPNIHDCWGRGTATFMVAGKECTRGCRFCSVETLKAPAPPEADEPEHLANAVERMGLKFVVVTVVNRDDLPDGGAGHYRACVEAIHRRLPDCGVELLGSDLGGDFDALRQLLGDTPESAIPLKVFAHNVECVPRLDKQVRDPKASYKQSLAILREAKRLRPELATKSSLMVGLGETDDEVLDAMRRLHNEAAVDIVTLGQYLTPGRPGERFLPVDRYVTPEQFDRYRDTAYEIGFTGVASGPMVRSSFRAGVLYEATRSGRRVEDLLEASEPEVVALDVTSPEA; translated from the coding sequence ATGTCGACGACCACGTCCCGCAACACGAAGACCACCCGCCCCCGTCTGCCCTCTTGGCTGCGCGCCGAGCTCCCCTCGGGCGACGCCCTGAAGCTCTACAACCGCACGTCCGGCGCGGTCGATGGCAACGCCCTGCACACGGTCTGCGAAGAGGCCCGCTGCCCCAACATCCACGATTGCTGGGGACGCGGCACGGCGACCTTCATGGTCGCTGGGAAGGAGTGCACCCGCGGCTGCCGGTTTTGCAGCGTCGAGACGCTCAAGGCCCCTGCCCCGCCCGAGGCAGATGAGCCGGAGCACCTCGCCAACGCGGTGGAGCGGATGGGGCTGAAGTTCGTGGTGGTGACCGTCGTTAATCGCGACGACCTGCCCGACGGCGGCGCCGGGCACTACCGCGCCTGCGTCGAGGCGATCCACCGACGCCTGCCCGACTGCGGCGTCGAACTCCTGGGCAGCGATTTGGGGGGCGACTTCGACGCGCTCCGGCAGCTGCTGGGGGACACCCCCGAGTCCGCGATCCCGCTGAAAGTCTTCGCCCACAACGTGGAGTGCGTCCCGAGGCTCGATAAGCAGGTACGTGACCCGAAGGCTTCTTACAAGCAATCGCTGGCGATCCTCCGAGAAGCCAAGCGGCTGCGGCCCGAGCTGGCGACGAAGAGCAGCCTCATGGTCGGCCTCGGCGAGACCGACGACGAGGTGCTCGACGCCATGCGCCGGCTCCACAACGAAGCCGCGGTCGACATCGTGACCCTCGGTCAGTACCTCACCCCGGGGCGCCCCGGCGAGCGGTTCTTGCCGGTCGATCGGTACGTCACGCCCGAGCAGTTCGACCGCTACCGAGACACCGCCTACGAGATCGGCTTCACCGGCGTCGCGTCGGGACCGATGGTTCGCAGCAGCTTCCGCGCTGGCGTGCTGTACGAGGCGACACGCTCCGGCCGGCGGGTAGAAGACCTGCTCGAAGCGTCGGAGCCCGAGGTGGTCGCGCTGGACGTCACGAGCCCCGAGGCTTGA
- the ftnA gene encoding Ferritin: MAEFSQPMQDAINAQINNELFASYSYLAMSAYLEEQQFTGCAQWMRMQSQEEYAHAMRFYDFLIARGGRVKLAPIEQPPVDFESIPHVFECSQKQEATVTAQINDMYGLALSEKSYAALVELEWFVKEQVEEEKTIRDIVHKFNLVKDDPASLLDLDRELGERKEEDESGE, translated from the coding sequence ATGGCCGAATTCTCCCAGCCGATGCAGGACGCCATCAACGCCCAGATCAACAACGAGCTGTTCGCGTCCTACTCGTACTTGGCGATGTCGGCCTACCTCGAGGAGCAGCAGTTCACCGGCTGCGCCCAATGGATGCGGATGCAGAGCCAGGAAGAGTACGCCCACGCGATGCGGTTCTACGACTTCCTGATCGCCCGTGGCGGGAGGGTGAAGCTCGCCCCGATCGAACAGCCACCGGTTGATTTCGAGTCGATCCCGCACGTCTTCGAGTGCTCTCAGAAGCAGGAGGCGACCGTCACCGCGCAGATCAACGACATGTACGGCCTCGCCTTGAGCGAGAAGTCGTACGCCGCGTTGGTGGAGCTCGAGTGGTTTGTGAAAGAGCAAGTCGAGGAAGAGAAGACGATCCGAGACATCGTTCACAAATTCAACCTCGTGAAGGACGATCCGGCGTCGCTGCTAGACCTCGACCGCGAGCTGGGCGAGCGGAAGGAAGAGGACGAGTCGGGCGAGTGA